A genome region from Deinococcus yavapaiensis KR-236 includes the following:
- the pglZ gene encoding BREX-1 system phosphatase PglZ type A — protein MSTDRIQSSLKELFDADRHWPHEGRRVVFWYDAAGEFEETFDTLALPGVQRVRLADTPFTVKRRLLIDEPDAPFLLYAPFAEPAPHENWLYDVQAAGRVFSADRAAMLHADFGFLDRSLESFLRGKLRFFASKKREEAFRALGVTKSASAFDVLIAMLSVLVGLKVADAALVVRRVLMGGLDEPSNAVWNEVVKYVTPQEFWSVTRATLNFPVDGAVEPTLRRLFLALALTHLRRTFDGAWPGGSSPWNAPLLIEPPHAAFVFVDAWLKHAEDAPRFADLRADVEGDLDVKSVFEKADPSAFVNVETFEAFDELLLARLTDDARFSRRRADDVAALIERRRGTFTFPAYWEAYAAVAAAAEFLERESTLTSLPRDAGALFEAYARSLHRFDRLYRAFMTAAHASSDAQRDVLHDLIEHVERVYVNTVLDKVGEAWSDALAANVEGVVHRRQRQERFFDVFVKPILERGEKVFVIVSDALRYEVAEELRERLKVELRGEPDLTPLLGVLPSKTAWGMPALLPGEGLAWTAPDVIKRGGVSLSTLEKRSDALAATGIPARAMRLADLVGMRTEEGRALLQPLRLVYLYHNVIDALGDHAPSEARVLEACANAVEELTRAVKRLANTLNATHVILTADHGFLYQRLALESAEKLPLPKDAGVLVTDRRFVLGRGLAEVAGTIRVPLATYQALDAPDDLVGLFPRGALRFAVQGGGAQYVHGGASLQELTVPALVYKHVRAVKGDDGPSRKVGVIVAATQRRVTTNTFTVRLVQTDAVSDRVRPRTVTVALYDASGAAITDERTVALSSGSPHAVEREVPVRLTIARANLDSSSAYQLIVRDVEDGADVLREAWTVRLAISNDFGDF, from the coding sequence GTGAGCACGGACCGCATTCAATCGAGCCTCAAGGAACTCTTCGACGCCGATCGGCATTGGCCGCACGAAGGACGCCGCGTCGTCTTCTGGTACGACGCCGCAGGCGAGTTCGAGGAGACGTTCGACACCCTCGCCTTGCCGGGCGTGCAGCGCGTGCGCCTCGCGGACACGCCGTTCACCGTCAAACGCCGCTTGCTCATCGACGAGCCGGACGCGCCGTTTTTGCTGTACGCGCCGTTCGCGGAGCCCGCCCCACACGAGAATTGGTTGTACGACGTGCAGGCGGCCGGGCGGGTGTTCAGCGCGGACCGCGCGGCGATGCTGCACGCCGACTTCGGCTTCCTCGACCGTTCCCTCGAAAGCTTTCTGCGCGGGAAGTTGCGGTTCTTCGCGAGCAAGAAACGCGAGGAGGCCTTCCGGGCGCTCGGCGTGACGAAAAGCGCGAGCGCGTTCGACGTGCTGATCGCGATGCTGTCCGTGCTCGTCGGTTTGAAGGTCGCCGACGCGGCCCTCGTCGTGCGGCGCGTCCTGATGGGCGGCCTCGACGAACCGTCGAACGCCGTGTGGAACGAAGTCGTGAAGTACGTGACGCCCCAGGAGTTCTGGAGCGTGACGCGCGCGACCCTCAACTTCCCCGTCGATGGTGCGGTCGAGCCGACGCTGCGCCGCCTCTTCCTCGCGCTGGCCCTCACGCACCTGCGCCGCACCTTCGACGGCGCGTGGCCGGGCGGCAGCAGCCCGTGGAACGCGCCGCTGCTGATCGAACCGCCGCACGCGGCGTTCGTGTTCGTCGACGCGTGGCTGAAGCACGCCGAGGACGCGCCGCGCTTCGCGGACCTCCGCGCGGACGTCGAGGGGGACCTCGACGTGAAAAGTGTCTTCGAGAAGGCCGATCCGAGCGCGTTCGTGAACGTCGAGACCTTCGAGGCGTTCGACGAGTTGCTGCTCGCGCGCCTCACGGACGACGCGCGCTTCTCACGGCGTCGCGCGGACGACGTCGCGGCGCTCATCGAACGGCGGCGCGGCACGTTCACCTTCCCCGCGTACTGGGAAGCGTACGCGGCCGTCGCGGCGGCCGCGGAGTTCTTGGAGCGCGAATCGACCCTCACGAGTTTGCCGCGCGACGCGGGCGCGCTTTTCGAAGCGTACGCGCGCAGCTTGCACCGCTTCGATCGCCTCTACCGGGCGTTCATGACGGCCGCGCACGCGAGCAGTGACGCGCAACGCGACGTGCTGCACGACCTGATCGAGCACGTGGAGCGCGTGTACGTGAACACCGTCCTCGATAAGGTCGGCGAAGCGTGGTCGGACGCGCTCGCCGCGAACGTCGAGGGGGTCGTGCACCGTCGGCAGCGGCAAGAACGCTTTTTCGACGTGTTCGTCAAACCGATCTTGGAGCGCGGCGAGAAAGTCTTCGTGATCGTGTCGGACGCGCTGCGGTACGAAGTCGCCGAGGAGCTCCGCGAGCGCCTCAAGGTGGAGTTGCGCGGCGAACCGGACCTCACGCCGCTGCTGGGCGTGCTGCCCAGCAAGACCGCGTGGGGCATGCCCGCCTTGCTGCCCGGCGAAGGACTCGCGTGGACCGCCCCGGACGTCATCAAACGCGGCGGCGTTTCGCTGTCGACCCTCGAGAAGCGTTCGGACGCCCTCGCCGCGACGGGAATTCCCGCGCGGGCCATGCGCCTCGCGGACCTCGTGGGCATGCGCACCGAAGAAGGCCGCGCCCTGCTGCAGCCGCTGCGGCTCGTGTACCTGTACCACAACGTCATCGACGCGCTCGGGGATCACGCGCCGAGTGAAGCGCGCGTGCTTGAAGCGTGCGCGAACGCCGTCGAGGAACTCACGCGGGCCGTGAAACGCCTCGCGAACACCCTTAACGCCACGCACGTCATCCTCACCGCCGACCACGGCTTTCTCTACCAACGCCTCGCGCTCGAAAGCGCCGAGAAGTTGCCGCTGCCGAAAGACGCGGGTGTCCTCGTGACGGACCGCCGCTTCGTGCTCGGCCGGGGTCTCGCCGAGGTGGCCGGCACGATTCGCGTGCCTCTCGCGACGTACCAAGCGCTCGACGCGCCCGACGACCTCGTCGGCCTCTTCCCGAGGGGCGCGCTGCGCTTCGCGGTGCAAGGCGGCGGCGCGCAGTACGTGCACGGCGGCGCGAGCTTGCAGGAGTTGACGGTGCCCGCCTTGGTGTACAAGCACGTGCGGGCCGTGAAAGGCGACGACGGCCCCAGCCGCAAGGTCGGCGTGATCGTCGCGGCGACGCAACGCCGCGTCACCACGAACACCTTCACGGTGCGCCTCGTGCAAACCGACGCCGTCTCGGACCGCGTGCGACCCCGCACCGTCACCGTCGCGCTGTACGACGCGAGCGGCGCGGCCATCACGGACGAACGCACGGTGGCGTTGTCGAGCGGCAGTCCCCACGCGGTGGAACGCGAAGTGCCCGTGCGCCTCACCATCGCCCGCGCGAACCTCGATTCCTCCAGCGCGTACCAGTTGATCGTGCGGGACGTGGAGGACGGCGCGGACGTGCTGCGCGAAGCGTGGACGGTGCGCCTCGCGATTTCGAACGACTTCGGAGACTTCTGA
- the brxL gene encoding protease Lon-related BREX system protein BrxL, with the protein MDPTLDLDAKLNAAFPGKVVRKDLTGRIKEGANVPVYVLEYLLGMYCATNDDLAIEEGVTRVKKILAENYVRPDEAEKIKSKVRETGRYTIIDRVTVHLNEKHDRYEATLMSLGVKGVEVDAEIVKQYEKLLVGGIWCILGLAYDASHRASPFVLTSLKPIQMPNLDLQELFEGRAAFSRDEWVDVLLRSSGLEPTTFTPDAKWHLLARMVPLIENNYNCCELGPRSTGKSHLYKEISPNTILISGGQTTVANLFYNLSARQVGLVGLWDVVAFDEVAGINFKDKDAIQIMKDYMASGSFARGKVEITGTASMVFVGNVNQSVESLLRTSHLLSPFPDAMIDTAFFDRFHAYIPGWEIPKFRPHHFTRAYGFIVDYLAEWVHELRKRNFSDAIERYFQLGGDLNQRDTQAVRKTVSGLLKLLHPDGRFEKKDVHDVLVYALRVRRRVKEQLKRLGGMEFYDVHFSFRDRATEEEHFVSLPESGGGGLIEDEPLPAGHAFSISPGAGGLLGVFKVELQVTDGSGDLVRMGAAAHSSVRDPLNVAFNYFKANSNRVSGSLRPDGQRFLLHLTDAQGVGDPVQISLAAFVALCSGALGRPVQSGLAILGDMTLGGTVTPVQDLAASLQVAFDAGAKRVLLPMASAVAIATVPPELFAKFQTTFYTDPVDAVFKAVGTR; encoded by the coding sequence ATGGACCCCACGCTCGACCTCGACGCGAAACTCAACGCCGCCTTCCCCGGAAAGGTCGTGCGTAAAGACCTCACGGGCCGCATCAAAGAAGGCGCGAACGTGCCCGTGTACGTGCTGGAGTACCTGCTCGGCATGTACTGCGCCACGAACGACGACCTCGCCATCGAAGAAGGCGTCACGCGCGTCAAGAAGATCCTCGCGGAGAACTACGTGCGGCCCGACGAAGCTGAGAAGATCAAATCGAAAGTACGCGAGACGGGCCGCTACACCATCATCGACCGCGTCACCGTGCACCTCAACGAGAAGCACGATCGCTACGAAGCGACCCTCATGAGCCTCGGCGTGAAAGGCGTGGAAGTCGACGCGGAAATCGTCAAGCAATACGAGAAGCTCCTCGTCGGCGGCATCTGGTGCATCCTCGGCCTCGCGTACGACGCGTCGCACCGCGCCAGTCCCTTCGTGCTGACGAGCCTGAAGCCCATTCAAATGCCGAACCTCGACCTTCAAGAGCTCTTCGAAGGCCGCGCGGCGTTCTCGCGGGACGAGTGGGTGGACGTGCTGCTGCGTTCCAGCGGCCTCGAGCCGACGACGTTCACGCCGGACGCGAAGTGGCACTTGCTGGCGCGCATGGTGCCCCTCATCGAGAATAATTACAACTGCTGCGAGCTCGGCCCGCGCTCCACCGGCAAGTCGCACCTGTACAAGGAGATCAGCCCGAACACCATCCTCATCTCCGGCGGGCAAACGACCGTCGCGAACCTCTTCTACAACCTCAGCGCCCGCCAAGTGGGCCTCGTCGGCCTCTGGGACGTCGTGGCGTTCGACGAAGTGGCAGGCATCAACTTCAAAGACAAGGACGCCATTCAAATCATGAAGGACTACATGGCGTCCGGGTCGTTCGCGCGCGGCAAAGTCGAAATCACCGGCACGGCCTCCATGGTCTTCGTCGGGAACGTCAACCAAAGCGTCGAAAGCCTGCTGCGCACCAGCCACCTCCTCTCGCCCTTTCCGGACGCGATGATCGACACGGCGTTCTTCGATCGCTTTCACGCGTACATTCCCGGTTGGGAAATCCCAAAGTTCCGGCCGCATCACTTCACGCGCGCGTACGGCTTCATCGTCGATTACCTCGCCGAGTGGGTGCACGAACTCCGCAAACGCAACTTCAGCGACGCCATCGAACGGTACTTCCAGCTCGGCGGGGACCTCAATCAACGCGACACGCAAGCCGTTCGCAAAACCGTGTCGGGCTTGTTGAAACTGCTGCATCCGGACGGGCGCTTCGAGAAGAAGGACGTGCACGACGTGCTCGTGTACGCGCTGCGCGTGCGGCGCCGCGTGAAAGAGCAACTCAAACGCCTCGGCGGCATGGAATTCTACGACGTGCACTTCTCCTTCCGTGACCGCGCCACGGAAGAAGAGCACTTCGTGTCCCTCCCGGAAAGTGGCGGTGGCGGCCTCATCGAAGACGAGCCGCTGCCTGCCGGGCACGCGTTCAGCATCAGCCCGGGCGCGGGCGGACTGCTCGGGGTGTTCAAAGTGGAGTTGCAAGTCACGGACGGCAGCGGCGACCTCGTGCGCATGGGCGCCGCCGCGCACAGTAGCGTGCGCGATCCGCTGAACGTCGCGTTCAATTACTTCAAGGCGAACTCGAACCGCGTGTCCGGCAGCCTCCGCCCGGACGGGCAACGCTTCCTGCTGCACCTCACGGACGCGCAAGGCGTCGGCGACCCCGTGCAAATCAGCCTCGCGGCGTTCGTGGCGCTCTGCTCGGGCGCGCTCGGCCGCCCCGTGCAGTCGGGCCTCGCAATCCTCGGGGACATGACGCTCGGCGGGACGGTGACGCCCGTGCAAGACCTCGCGGCGAGCTTGCAAGTCGCGTTCGACGCGGGCGCGAAGCGGGTGCTGCTGCCCATGGCGAGCGCCGTCGCCATCGCGACCGTCCCGCCCGAACTCTTCGCGAAATTCCAAACGACCTTCTACACCGACCCCGTCGACGCAGTCTTCAAGGCGGTGGGAACGCGCTGA